In one Ochotona princeps isolate mOchPri1 chromosome 16, mOchPri1.hap1, whole genome shotgun sequence genomic region, the following are encoded:
- the SLC38A8 gene encoding putative sodium-coupled neutral amino acid transporter 8, which translates to MPPQTPEGKRPSEKPLLAATAPSLSSLGAAFILLKSALGAGLLSFPWAFHRAGGVLPALLVELVSLVFLITGLVILGYAAASSGQTTYQGVVRGLCGPTMGKLCEACFIANLLMISVAFLRVIGDQLGKLCDSLLPGTLLATQPWYVDQRFTLPLLSALVILPLSSPREIAFQKYTSILGTLAACYLALVITVQYYLQPQGLVHEPRAPLSPSSWTSVFSVFPTICFGFQCHEAAISVYCSMREQSLSRWALVSVLSLLACCLIYSLTGAYGFLTFGTQVSADILMSYPGNDMAIVVARVLFAVSVVTVYPIVLFLGRSVMQDFWMRSCWGTWDFRVLADPSGPWVRIPLTVLWVTATLAMALALPNLSEVIGIIGGLSSFFIFIFPGLCLICAMDVEPIRPRAKCFLVVWGVVSVLIGTFIFGQSTLAAVLELS; encoded by the exons ATGCCACCTCAGACGCCTGAAGGCAAACGCCCTTCAGAAAAGCCCCTCCTGGCTGCCACTGCACCCAGTTTGTCCTCGCTGGGTGCTGCCTTCATTCTCCTCAAGTCTGCCCTGGGCGCTGGCCTGCTCAGCTTCCCCTGGGCCTTCCACAGGGCGGGAGGTGTGCTCCCTGCCCTGCTGGTGGAGCTG GTGTCCTTGGTCTTCCTGATCACTGGCTTGGTCATCCTGGGCTATGCGGCTGCCAGCAGCGGTCAGACCACGTACCAGGGCGTGGTGCGGGGCCTGTGCGGGCCCACCATGGGAAAGCTGTGTGAGGCCTGCTTCATCGCCAACCTGCTCATGATCTCCGTGGCCTTTCTCCGGGTGATCGGGGACCAGCTGGGAAAGC TGTGCGACTCACTCCTGCCTGGCACCCTGCTGGCCACTCAGCCCTGGTACGTCGACCAGCGCTTCACACTGCCCCTGCTCTCCGCATTGGTCATCCTGCCACTGTCCTCCCCACGGGAGATCGCCTTCCAGAAGTATACCAG CATCCTGGGCACCCTGGCCGCTTGCTACCTGGCCCTGGTCATCACGGTGCAGTACTACCTCCAGCCCCAGGGCCTTGTCCACGAGCCCCGTGCTCCACTGAG CCCTTCCTCCTGGACCTCCGTGTTCAGCGTCTTCCCTACCATCTGCTTCGGCTTTCAG TGTCATGAGGCGGCCATTTCTGTGTACTGCAGCATGCGTGAGCAGAGCCTGTCACGCTGGGCCTTGGTCTCTGTGCTGTCCTTGCTGGCCTGCTGCCTCATCTACTCACTGACAG GTGCTTACGGCTTCCTGACCTTCGGGACACAAGTTTCTGCCGACATCTTGATGTCCTACCCGGGCAACGACATGGCCATCGTGGTGGCCCGTGTCCTCTTCGCAGTCTCGGTGGTGACTGTCTACCCCATTGTGCTCTTCCTGGGCAG GTCGGTGATGCAGGATTTCTGGATGAGGAGCTGCTGGGGGACATGGGACTTCCGGGTGCTGGCTGACCCCTCCGGGCCGTGGGTCCGCATCCCACTGACGGTTCTGTGGGTTACCGCGACACTTGCCATGGCGTTGGCCCTGCCCAATCTCAGTGAGGTGATTGGCATCATCGGCGGCCTCAGCTccttcttcatcttcatcttcccAG GTCTGTGCCTCATCTGTGCCATGGACGTGGAGCCCATCAGACCACGAGCCAA GTGCTTCCTGGTGGTGTGGGGCGTGGTCTCTGTGCTGATCGGCACCTTCATCTTCGGGCAGAGCACGCTGGCCGCTGTCCTGGAGCTGTCCTGA